The following DNA comes from Xiphias gladius isolate SHS-SW01 ecotype Sanya breed wild chromosome 10, ASM1685928v1, whole genome shotgun sequence.
gttgttgttgatgaatCACTGGTTGTTTTTGGCTTTGGCATGTGTAAGGATGTGAGACTTCAGGTTGGTTGACTGGGCAAATTTTTTGTTGCAGCCATCAAAGGGGCAAACATATGGGCGGTCTCCAGTGTGAATACGCACATGTGTGCGCAAGTTAAAGTCCAGAGAGAACCGCTTGCCACAGCCCTCAAATGTGCACTGGAAACAAGAGAGACTGAGTTAGAGCTGCTGTATGAATAAGCTTTACTCACAGAAACtgatatcatttttaaatggcAGGTATTTGAAAAGACAATAACAAGGTTTGGATAATTGCTCTGACAGTTTACAAGTAAAGTTATGCGGCTTAAGAGGGAAAATAagtgtgaaatggaaaaagtgaaggagCTCACCTGGAAaggtttctctcctgtgtgtacGAGTTGATGCCTCTTCAGTTTTGAACTCTCCACAAAGGCTTTTCCACACTctgcacagacatgcacacgAGGCCCGTGGGTATGCAAGTGCTTCCTCATCGCCGAGTTGTCCCTGAACATCTTCGTACATccctgagagggagagaaacaagaTGAGGCTAATCACTCGGGACATGTTCATTTGGCAGTGTAGTTTAACAACTGAATTGTGTCAGTGTAGAATGCTGCTATGTTCCttatacaaatgaaatgaataccTGCATGTTCTCGAGAAGGAAATGTCGATAAGAAATACATACAACTGACTAAGCTGCTGTTTATGTATTTaacagtactgtatatactggTGTAATAAACATTGCACTCACTTTGTGTGGACAGGCTATCGTCCTGGGTGCATCgtcttcttttacttttcttggcttcattctgcaaaaaaagtaaaaccgGTCACATTATTGAAGATGGTTGACACAATACTCTACATTCCCGAATACGGCAAACCttaacattttacttaaaaaaaaaaataaataaataaaaaaatcacttggtaaaaacatgtacatgtagTAGGCCATgccacacagtcatttgatttcATATTATGTTCAATCCTGCATTTCAAACAAAGGAAGCTGAGTTTGCAATGTTGCAGCAGTAGTTTACAATATGAATTGCATTACTTCTCTTACTTTTGCATCAGTTACTAATAATGCTCCTTTCACTGGGTTTTAGCGAAGCGAAGCAAAACACTTTGtctgtatgcacacacatgccttATTACAGCCCATTGAGTTTGGCTTGCCATCATTTAGCGAGGGTGAACATAATCTTCAACATTACCACTTACCGTGCAAACTCTGCCAGCTGTTTGGGGTCTGACAGGTCGATGCCTGGGATGCCTCCTGGAGGAAGCTTCTTCCCTGTCATGTACTCTGAATAATCTGGAGGTGAGTTTTCTCCTGTGATTTGTTCCTCATGGTCTATGTCCTTCTTGTCATctgaatgagagggagagatcaGTACCAAACATGTGGAAAGAACTGGTTGTAGCGATTGAGAGCGAAACCGTTATCAAATAAACCAGTAGTTCCTGTCACCCTGTACTTTTACTAATTTActacaaatagaaaaaaagacagaaaatccaattttttttgtaggatAGGTCTGTTTAGACATAATTCTTCCATCTCAAAGTTGAATAGTTTCTCAAAAAtaaccagaggaaaaaaaaaaaaaaaaacagtattccAATAAATTTACAGTATACCTGATGCATTAGGTAGTtaaaatttgttaaaataaGTCTGtattcaaaacacatattttgtaGACATTCACCTAATGTGCCGTAATGCTTTTTAACATGAATAGGGGGAAAAGTAGAGTATAATTCACAACTTTTAAATACTGAGGGGAAAATGGTTTGTGTTTAATCCctgaaagcaaacattttgttCATGAGGCTGAAATACGATATGAGGAGAATAACGCTGCCATGCTTACAAACATGCCCACAAATTAAGATGCATATATCCAGAATGGACAACAGCAG
Coding sequences within:
- the yy1a gene encoding transcriptional repressor protein YY1a, which produces MASGDTLYIETDGSEMPAEIVELHEIEVETIETTVVGDDGEHQPMIALQPLDTDDPNSIHPHQEVILVQTREEVVGEDDSELHTDDGFEDQILIPVPAVEEDYIEQTLVTVAGKSSSTGRMKKAGSGKKAGKKSYLSGGEMGRKWEQKQVQIKTLEGEFSVTMWAPDDKKDIDHEEQITGENSPPDYSEYMTGKKLPPGGIPGIDLSDPKQLAEFARMKPRKVKEDDAPRTIACPHKGCTKMFRDNSAMRKHLHTHGPRVHVCAECGKAFVESSKLKRHQLVHTGEKPFQCTFEGCGKRFSLDFNLRTHVRIHTGDRPYVCPFDGCNKKFAQSTNLKSHILTHAKAKNNQ